From one Streptomyces sp. R41 genomic stretch:
- a CDS encoding SpoIIE family protein phosphatase, translated as MGTPSMHFSESPEDPFALGRGASAVLDDQGTVVGWSARAQELLGYPAKEVIGRAWQDLLVDARDLPVARSVVVDAMRTGGWFGVLPVRHRDGRRVEMGFRARAITRGGDSQEWVLVGAPASEVSAWQRDRALLDGLYRRSPIGLVTYGPDRRVIRVNRAVEKASGVPAEAPVGRRPREFMVDEDAGPTEERVRHVLETGEPLIFTEQSARARHDPGRERIVSVSAFRMEDPSGRVLGVAETIEDVTDRHRAQRRLALLNEASARIGTSLDVTQTARELAEVAADGLADYCSVDLLQSVTLGDEPPPGVTGPLLRVALSPPERRVPYQEGEVVPLLPESPQARCLAERRPILDRLLSLRPEWYAMDRRRIEIALGLGVHSLIVVPLVARGLVLGVVSLWRVRHSEPFENDDAAVAHEFSSRAAVCIDNARRFTQQQSAALTLQRSLLPSAVSDLPAVEVACRYLPASGEPGIGGDWFDVIPLSGARVALVVGDVVGHGIHAAASMGRLRAAVRTLASLDLEPDEVVARLDDLVSLLATELEANADDSGSTVEQMLGATCVYAVYDPVSRHCSLARAGHPAPLASTPDGEVTVLDLPAGPPLGLGGLPFETYDLDLPEGSLLTLYTNGLLEARNGDIDAALEHMHECLTHSADPLDDTCHAVVEALLPKEHLPTDDIALLIARTRVLPPQDVATWQLPLEATAAARARELTTAKLTEWGLTELAFTTELVASELVTNTYRYAAGPVTLRLIRTHCLICEVSDTSHTSPHLRRALTTDEGGRGLFLVAQITERWGTRYTHDGKTVWTEQPLPHA; from the coding sequence ATGGGGACGCCGTCGATGCATTTCAGCGAGAGTCCTGAGGATCCGTTCGCCCTCGGGCGCGGCGCCTCGGCTGTGCTCGACGATCAAGGCACCGTCGTCGGCTGGAGCGCCCGTGCACAGGAGTTGCTGGGCTATCCGGCCAAGGAAGTGATCGGACGGGCGTGGCAGGACCTCCTGGTCGACGCCCGTGACCTGCCTGTCGCGCGGTCCGTCGTTGTGGACGCCATGAGGACGGGCGGCTGGTTCGGGGTCCTGCCCGTCCGGCACCGCGACGGACGGCGGGTGGAGATGGGGTTCCGGGCCCGCGCGATCACGCGGGGCGGGGACAGTCAGGAGTGGGTCCTCGTCGGAGCCCCCGCCTCGGAGGTCAGTGCCTGGCAGCGGGACCGTGCGCTGCTGGACGGCCTGTACCGCCGGTCCCCGATCGGTCTGGTCACTTACGGCCCGGACCGGAGAGTGATTCGGGTCAACCGTGCGGTCGAGAAGGCAAGCGGTGTCCCGGCCGAGGCGCCGGTGGGCCGTCGCCCCCGCGAATTCATGGTCGACGAGGACGCGGGTCCGACCGAGGAGCGGGTACGGCACGTCCTGGAGACCGGCGAGCCGTTGATCTTCACGGAGCAGTCGGCCCGGGCACGCCACGATCCGGGCCGGGAACGGATCGTGTCCGTGTCGGCGTTCCGGATGGAAGACCCCTCGGGCCGGGTGCTCGGCGTGGCCGAGACGATCGAGGACGTGACCGACCGCCACCGGGCCCAACGCAGGCTCGCCCTGCTGAACGAGGCAAGCGCCCGGATCGGAACCTCACTGGACGTGACACAGACGGCCCGGGAACTGGCCGAGGTGGCCGCCGACGGCCTGGCCGACTACTGCTCGGTGGACCTTCTGCAGTCGGTGACACTTGGTGACGAACCACCCCCCGGTGTGACAGGTCCGCTGCTCCGAGTAGCCCTCTCGCCCCCAGAACGCCGGGTCCCGTACCAGGAGGGCGAGGTGGTCCCGCTCCTTCCGGAATCTCCGCAGGCGCGGTGCTTGGCCGAGCGTCGCCCGATTCTCGACCGGCTGCTGTCCCTCCGCCCCGAGTGGTACGCCATGGACCGGCGGCGGATCGAGATCGCCTTGGGTCTCGGCGTTCATTCGCTGATCGTGGTGCCCTTGGTGGCTCGCGGCCTGGTGCTGGGCGTCGTGAGCCTGTGGCGAGTGCGCCATTCGGAGCCTTTCGAGAACGACGATGCCGCGGTGGCCCATGAGTTCTCCTCGCGCGCGGCCGTCTGCATCGACAACGCGCGCCGCTTTACCCAGCAGCAGAGCGCCGCTCTGACTCTGCAGCGCAGTCTCCTGCCGAGCGCGGTGTCCGACCTGCCGGCTGTCGAGGTGGCCTGCCGATACCTCCCGGCGAGCGGTGAACCGGGCATCGGCGGTGACTGGTTCGACGTGATCCCGTTGTCAGGGGCCCGGGTCGCGCTCGTCGTGGGAGACGTGGTCGGCCACGGGATCCACGCCGCGGCCTCCATGGGCCGCCTGCGCGCCGCCGTGCGCACCCTGGCCAGCCTCGACCTGGAACCGGACGAGGTGGTGGCGCGGCTGGACGATCTGGTCAGTCTGCTGGCCACCGAACTGGAGGCGAACGCTGACGACAGCGGGTCCACAGTGGAGCAGATGCTCGGGGCCACCTGCGTGTACGCGGTCTACGATCCGGTCTCCCGGCACTGCTCCCTGGCACGCGCCGGTCACCCGGCACCGCTGGCGTCCACCCCGGACGGCGAGGTGACCGTACTCGACCTGCCCGCGGGTCCACCACTGGGTCTGGGCGGGCTGCCCTTCGAAACGTACGACCTCGACCTCCCCGAGGGCAGCCTGCTCACGCTCTACACCAACGGTCTTCTGGAGGCGCGCAACGGCGACATCGACGCCGCGCTGGAGCACATGCACGAATGTCTCACCCACTCCGCCGATCCTCTGGACGACACCTGCCACGCCGTGGTCGAAGCGCTGCTGCCGAAGGAGCACCTCCCCACCGACGACATCGCGCTGCTCATCGCCCGTACCCGGGTGCTACCGCCACAGGATGTCGCCACATGGCAGCTGCCCCTGGAAGCGACCGCCGCTGCCCGTGCCAGGGAGCTGACCACGGCGAAACTGACCGAATGGGGGCTGACGGAACTGGCCTTCACCACCGAGCTGGTCGCCAGCGAGCTCGTCACCAACACCTACCGGTACGCGGCCGGCCCCGTCACCCTGCGCCTCATCCGTACGCACTGCCTGATCTGTGAGGTGTCGGACACCAGCCACACTTCCCCTCACCTCCGACGGGCCCTCACCACGGACGAGGGCGGACGCGGGCTTTTCCTGGTCGCGCAGATCACGGAGCGGTGGGGCACCCGCTACACCCACGACGGCAAGACCGTTTGGACGGAGCAGCCTCTGCCGCACGCATGA
- a CDS encoding PP2C family protein-serine/threonine phosphatase: protein MSDPPHTSYGPDTAVDTAVDENRLEELINEAQTCLPVELPALANRCASSLGLDTALIYLVDLQQQQLIPLDEALEPLPVDGSSAGWAYRTVAPRVAEAEDGLILWMPLVDGAERLGVLAVRTASLDGVRMRRSRMLAHLFAMLITSKRAYSDWLAARTRTATMQLPAEMLRAFLPPRTIGSSRCVSTAVLEPAYDIAGDAFDHSVVKNILHTMILDAMGHDLNAGLTTSVAMAAARNARRGGGDLAAVVGSVDQALAKWLPDHFCTGVLCRLDAETGVLRWVNCGHPPPLLIRAERVLAGALDSPPQPPIGLAGPLAPAARQVHEATLEPGDCVLLYTDGVVEARDADGAEFGLDRFTDFIIRSSSAGQRPAEVLRLLIHAILDYQRNQLRDDVTILLFEWRPQHR, encoded by the coding sequence GTGTCGGACCCACCGCACACGTCCTATGGTCCCGACACCGCCGTCGACACGGCCGTCGACGAGAATCGGCTGGAAGAGCTGATCAACGAGGCGCAGACCTGCCTGCCGGTCGAACTGCCCGCCCTGGCGAACCGGTGCGCTTCGTCCCTCGGCCTGGACACCGCGCTGATCTACCTCGTCGACCTGCAACAACAGCAGCTCATCCCACTCGACGAGGCTTTGGAGCCGCTGCCGGTGGATGGCTCGTCGGCCGGCTGGGCGTACCGCACCGTCGCCCCGCGGGTGGCCGAGGCCGAGGACGGCTTGATCCTCTGGATGCCTCTGGTCGATGGTGCGGAGCGGCTGGGCGTGCTGGCGGTGCGGACCGCCTCGCTCGACGGGGTGCGGATGCGCCGCAGCCGGATGCTGGCCCATCTGTTCGCCATGCTGATCACCTCCAAGCGCGCTTACAGCGACTGGCTCGCCGCCCGCACCCGCACGGCGACCATGCAGTTGCCCGCCGAGATGCTGCGGGCCTTCCTGCCACCCCGCACCATCGGCAGCAGCAGATGCGTATCGACCGCGGTCCTGGAACCGGCGTACGACATCGCCGGCGACGCCTTCGACCACTCGGTGGTCAAGAACATCCTGCACACCATGATCCTCGACGCCATGGGTCACGATCTGAACGCAGGCCTGACCACGTCGGTCGCCATGGCGGCGGCGCGCAACGCCCGGCGGGGCGGTGGCGACCTGGCCGCCGTCGTCGGCTCCGTCGACCAGGCGCTTGCCAAGTGGCTGCCCGACCACTTCTGCACCGGCGTGCTGTGTCGGCTCGACGCCGAGACCGGGGTGCTGCGCTGGGTCAATTGCGGTCACCCCCCACCGCTGCTGATCCGTGCCGAGCGGGTGCTCGCCGGGGCGCTGGACAGCCCCCCACAGCCGCCGATCGGCCTGGCTGGTCCACTCGCCCCGGCAGCCAGGCAAGTCCACGAAGCGACCCTGGAACCGGGCGATTGCGTCCTGCTCTACACCGACGGTGTCGTGGAGGCTCGCGACGCGGACGGTGCGGAGTTCGGCCTCGACCGGTTCACCGACTTCATCATCCGCTCCTCCTCGGCCGGACAGCGCCCGGCCGAGGTGTTGCGGCTGCTCATCCACGCCATCCTCGATTACCAGCGCAACCAACTGCGGGACGACGTGACCATCCTGCTCTTCGAATGGCGTCCGCAGCACCGGTGA
- the msrA gene encoding peptide-methionine (S)-S-oxide reductase MsrA, with the protein MAAQTQRAVLAGGCFWGMEDLIRRLPGVTATRVGYTGGDVPNATYRNHGTHAEAIEILFDPARTDFRAILEFFFQIHDPSTKNRQGNDIGLSYRSAIYYVDDEQKRIAEDTIADVDASGLWPGKVVTEVEPVGPFWEAEPEHQDYLQRYPDGYTCHFPRPGWRLPARAEG; encoded by the coding sequence ATGGCTGCGCAGACGCAGAGGGCCGTGCTGGCGGGCGGATGTTTCTGGGGGATGGAGGATCTGATCCGCCGACTCCCGGGCGTGACGGCGACCCGGGTCGGGTACACCGGCGGTGACGTGCCGAACGCGACGTACCGTAACCACGGCACGCACGCGGAGGCCATTGAGATCCTTTTCGATCCCGCGAGGACCGATTTCCGCGCGATCCTGGAGTTCTTCTTCCAGATCCACGATCCGAGCACCAAGAACCGCCAGGGCAACGACATCGGCCTCAGCTACCGCTCGGCGATCTACTACGTGGATGACGAGCAGAAGCGGATCGCCGAGGACACGATCGCGGATGTGGACGCCTCCGGACTGTGGCCGGGCAAAGTCGTCACCGAGGTAGAGCCGGTCGGCCCCTTCTGGGAGGCAGAGCCCGAGCATCAGGACTACCTGCAGCGTTACCCGGACGGCTACACCTGCCACTTCCCGCGCCCGGGATGGCGGCTACCCGCCCGCGCGGAGGGCTGA
- the msrA gene encoding peptide-methionine (S)-S-oxide reductase MsrA, which yields MFPHSRTPQLPTPEQALRGRPEPIFTVPDRHTVLGTPLLDPYPEGLEIADFGLGCFWGAERKFWELPAGVYTTLVGYQGGFTEHPTYEEVCSGLTGHTEAVRVVYDPTKITYERLLQVFWESHNPTQGFRQGNDVGTQYRSAIHTHTPAQATAAAASREAYQKVLTGSGHGTITTELLPAEGRTFYPAEGYHQQYLDKNPAGYCGIGGTGVSCPIGVAPAEG from the coding sequence ATGTTCCCGCACAGCCGTACACCGCAGCTCCCGACCCCTGAGCAGGCCCTGCGCGGTCGCCCGGAGCCGATCTTCACGGTCCCCGACCGTCACACGGTCCTCGGCACCCCGCTCCTTGACCCCTACCCCGAGGGCCTGGAGATCGCCGACTTCGGCCTGGGCTGCTTCTGGGGCGCCGAGCGCAAGTTCTGGGAGCTCCCGGCGGGCGTGTATACGACCTTGGTCGGCTACCAGGGCGGCTTCACCGAGCACCCCACGTACGAAGAGGTCTGCTCGGGCCTGACCGGCCACACGGAGGCCGTCCGAGTGGTCTACGACCCCACGAAGATCACGTACGAGCGTCTCCTCCAGGTCTTCTGGGAGTCCCACAACCCGACCCAGGGCTTCCGCCAGGGCAACGACGTGGGCACCCAGTACCGCTCCGCCATCCACACCCACACCCCGGCCCAGGCCACTGCCGCGGCCGCCTCCCGCGAGGCCTACCAGAAGGTCCTCACGGGCTCGGGCCACGGCACGATCACCACGGAACTGCTCCCCGCGGAGGGGCGCACCTTCTATCCGGCCGAGGGGTACCACCAGCAGTACCTGGACAAGAATCCCGCGGGGTACTGCGGGATCGGGGGGACGGGCGTGAGCTGCCCCATCGGGGTCGCCCCCGCCGAGGGATGA
- a CDS encoding cystathionine gamma-synthase, with protein MSDRHISQHFETLAIHAGNTADPLTGAVVPPIYQVSTYKQDGVGGLRGGYEYSRSANPTRTALEENLAALEGGRRGLAFASGLAAEDCLLRTLLSPGDHVVIPNDAYGGTFRLFAKVVSRWGVEWSVADTSDPDSVRAALTPKTKAVWVETPSNPLLGITDIAAVAQIAREAGAKLVVDNTFATPYLQQPLALGADVVVHSLTKYMGGHSDVVGGALIVSDQELGEELAYHQNAMGAVAGPFDSWLVLRGTKTLSVRMDRHSENAGKVAEMLTRHARVTRVLYPGLPEHPGHEIAAKQMRAFGGMVSFQVEGGEEAAVEVCNRAKVFTLGESLGGVESLIEHPGRMTHASAAGSALEVPGDLVRLSVGIENVDDLLQDLQQALG; from the coding sequence ATGAGCGACAGGCACATCAGTCAGCACTTCGAGACCCTCGCGATCCACGCGGGCAACACCGCCGATCCCCTCACCGGCGCGGTCGTCCCGCCGATCTACCAGGTCTCGACCTACAAGCAGGACGGCGTCGGCGGGCTGCGCGGCGGTTATGAGTACAGCCGCAGCGCCAACCCCACCAGGACGGCCCTGGAAGAGAACCTCGCCGCCCTCGAGGGCGGTCGCCGCGGCCTCGCGTTCGCGTCCGGACTGGCGGCCGAGGACTGCCTGTTGCGTACGCTGCTCAGCCCCGGCGACCACGTGGTCATCCCCAACGACGCGTACGGCGGTACGTTCCGCCTCTTCGCGAAGGTCGTCTCCCGGTGGGGCGTGGAGTGGTCCGTGGCCGACACCAGCGACCCCGACTCCGTACGAGCCGCCCTCACCCCGAAGACCAAGGCCGTCTGGGTCGAGACGCCCTCCAACCCCCTCCTCGGCATCACCGACATCGCCGCGGTCGCGCAGATCGCGCGCGAGGCGGGCGCCAAGCTCGTCGTCGACAACACCTTCGCGACCCCCTACCTCCAGCAGCCGCTCGCGCTCGGCGCGGACGTCGTCGTGCACTCCCTGACCAAATACATGGGCGGCCACTCGGACGTCGTGGGCGGCGCCCTGATCGTCTCTGACCAGGAGCTCGGCGAGGAGCTGGCGTACCACCAGAACGCGATGGGCGCGGTCGCCGGGCCCTTCGACTCCTGGCTGGTGCTGCGCGGCACCAAGACGCTCTCGGTGCGCATGGACCGGCACAGCGAGAACGCCGGCAAGGTCGCCGAGATGCTCACCCGCCACGCGCGCGTGACGCGTGTGCTGTACCCGGGCCTCCCGGAGCACCCCGGTCACGAGATCGCCGCCAAGCAGATGAGGGCATTCGGCGGCATGGTCTCCTTCCAGGTCGAGGGCGGCGAGGAGGCGGCCGTCGAGGTCTGCAACCGCGCCAAGGTGTTCACCCTCGGCGAGTCCCTGGGCGGCGTCGAGTCCCTGATCGAGCACCCGGGACGCATGACGCACGCGTCGGCGGCCGGTTCGGCGCTCGAGGTCCCCGGCGATCTCGTACGCCTCTCCGTGGGCATCGAGAACGTCGACGACCTGCTCCAGGACCTGCAGCAGGCCCTCGGCTAG
- a CDS encoding sigma factor-like helix-turn-helix DNA-binding protein produces the protein MRERHASQGARRAREFEAFVAGAAGRLLHAATLLTAEPRDANPRARRLLTLALAHTYASWDRLRGEDPYDRARQQLAVRFARSAWHQYGSFGRPRPSADNVLGRLTPQERLILVLRLYEGVAEEQTAALLGLPTERVHTICARAMATLLHPPRGPAPTRVEVAPS, from the coding sequence GTGCGAGAACGGCATGCGTCCCAAGGCGCCCGCCGGGCCCGGGAGTTCGAGGCGTTCGTCGCGGGCGCGGCAGGGCGGCTGCTGCATGCCGCCACGCTGCTCACGGCGGAGCCCCGGGATGCCAACCCGCGCGCCCGGCGCCTGCTGACGCTGGCCCTCGCCCACACGTACGCCTCCTGGGACCGGCTGCGCGGCGAGGACCCGTACGACCGCGCCCGCCAACAACTGGCCGTGCGCTTCGCGCGCTCGGCCTGGCACCAGTACGGGAGCTTCGGGCGGCCGCGCCCCTCCGCCGACAACGTCCTGGGCCGGCTCACGCCCCAGGAGCGGCTGATTCTGGTCCTGCGGCTGTACGAGGGGGTCGCCGAGGAACAGACGGCGGCCCTGCTCGGGCTCCCCACGGAACGTGTACACACGATCTGCGCCCGCGCGATGGCGACGCTGCTGCACCCGCCACGGGGCCCGGCACCGACCAGGGTGGAGGTGGCGCCGTCGTGA
- a CDS encoding MarR family winged helix-turn-helix transcriptional regulator → MSMDMTTVGDTGLLDTLQHEVAVFARRAEQTRLGGVGQVRNSMDRAAYLLLNRLDKEGPMGVKALAASMGIDSSTVTRQVAPLVDTGLVKRTSHPEDGRAVVLQLSPRGQSRLDEVRSSRRQLMAELTHDWAPEEREAFCTLLTRFNSALSARQATQGLPGAESQPTS, encoded by the coding sequence ATGTCGATGGACATGACGACCGTCGGTGACACCGGTCTTCTGGACACGCTGCAGCACGAGGTCGCGGTCTTCGCGCGCCGTGCCGAACAGACCCGGCTCGGCGGGGTGGGGCAGGTGCGCAACTCCATGGACCGCGCCGCGTACCTGCTGCTCAACCGCCTCGACAAGGAAGGCCCCATGGGCGTCAAGGCGCTCGCCGCGAGCATGGGCATCGACTCCTCGACGGTCACCCGGCAGGTGGCGCCGCTGGTCGACACCGGGCTCGTCAAGCGCACCTCGCACCCCGAGGACGGGCGTGCGGTGGTGCTCCAGCTGTCGCCGCGCGGGCAGTCCCGCCTCGACGAAGTGCGCTCCTCCAGGCGCCAGTTGATGGCCGAGCTGACACACGACTGGGCGCCGGAGGAGCGCGAGGCGTTCTGCACGCTCCTCACGCGCTTCAACAGCGCGCTTTCCGCCCGCCAGGCGACACAGGGCCTGCCCGGCGCCGAGTCGCAGCCGACTTCCTGA
- the ilvA gene encoding threonine ammonia-lyase produces MSYSTADSLHSVTLDDVRGAQKMLTGVARVTAMEGSRYLSQLVGAPVHFKCENLQRTGSFKLRGAYVRIAGLLPEERAAGVVAASAGNHAQGVALASSLLGVRSTVFMPTGAPLPKVAATHDYGAEVRLHGQVVDETLAAAQEYAAETGAVFIHPFDHPDIIAGQGTVGLEILEQCPEVRTIVVGIGGGGLAAGVALAVKSIRPDVRIVGVQAEGAAAYPPSLAAGHPVSIENPATMADGIKVGRPGDVPFRLVDELVDEVRTVSENNLSSALLLCLERAKLVVEPAGASPVAALLREPGAFEGPVVALLSGGNVDPLLMQRILRHGMAAGGRYLAVTLRLTDRPGALATLLGVLSVADANVLDVSHVRTDPRLGLTEVEVELHLETKGPEHCAEVNRALREAGYTVID; encoded by the coding sequence ATGAGCTACAGCACGGCTGACTCCTTGCACAGCGTGACTCTCGACGACGTACGTGGCGCGCAGAAGATGCTCACGGGTGTGGCGCGGGTGACCGCGATGGAGGGCAGCAGGTACTTGTCCCAGCTGGTGGGCGCGCCGGTCCACTTCAAGTGCGAGAACCTCCAGCGCACGGGTTCGTTCAAGCTGCGCGGCGCGTACGTGCGGATCGCGGGGCTGCTTCCCGAGGAGCGCGCGGCGGGTGTCGTCGCGGCCAGCGCGGGCAACCACGCGCAGGGCGTCGCCCTTGCCTCCTCGCTGCTCGGCGTGCGTTCCACGGTCTTCATGCCGACCGGCGCCCCGCTGCCGAAGGTCGCGGCCACGCACGACTACGGCGCCGAGGTGAGGCTGCACGGACAGGTGGTGGACGAGACGCTGGCCGCCGCGCAGGAGTACGCGGCCGAGACGGGCGCCGTGTTCATCCACCCCTTCGACCACCCCGACATCATCGCGGGCCAGGGCACGGTCGGCCTGGAGATCCTTGAGCAGTGCCCCGAGGTGCGCACGATCGTCGTCGGGATCGGCGGCGGCGGCCTCGCCGCGGGCGTCGCGCTCGCGGTGAAGTCGATCCGTCCGGACGTACGGATCGTCGGTGTGCAGGCGGAGGGCGCCGCGGCGTACCCGCCCTCGCTGGCGGCCGGGCACCCGGTGTCGATCGAGAACCCGGCGACGATGGCCGACGGCATCAAGGTCGGACGGCCGGGCGACGTACCTTTCCGCCTCGTCGACGAACTGGTCGACGAGGTTCGCACGGTCTCCGAGAACAATCTCTCCAGCGCGCTGCTGCTCTGCCTGGAGCGCGCCAAGCTGGTCGTCGAGCCGGCCGGCGCGAGCCCCGTCGCCGCGCTGCTGCGCGAGCCCGGAGCCTTCGAGGGCCCGGTCGTGGCCCTGCTGTCGGGCGGCAACGTGGACCCGCTGCTGATGCAGCGCATCCTTCGCCACGGCATGGCGGCAGGCGGCCGTTACCTGGCGGTCACGCTGCGGTTGACCGACCGTCCCGGAGCCCTGGCCACACTTCTCGGGGTGTTGTCAGTGGCGGACGCTAACGTCCTCGATGTGAGCCACGTACGGACCGATCCACGGCTCGGGCTCACAGAGGTGGAGGTCGAGCTGCACCTGGAGACGAAGGGCCCCGAGCACTGCGCCGAGGTGAACCGGGCGTTGCGCGAGGCGGGTTACACAGTCATCGACTGA
- a CDS encoding ATP-binding cassette domain-containing protein: protein MPGAIYAEGLVKTFGDVRALDGVDLDVPEGTVLGLLGPNGAGKTTAVRCLTTLLRPDSGKAVVAGVDVLKHPDAVRRRVGLSGQFAAVDEYLTGRENLQMVGQLYQMKAKAAKTRADELLEQFNLADAADRTAKTYSGGMRRRLDLAAALVVSPPVMFMDEPTTGLDPRNRQQLWDVIKQLVSGGTTLLLTTQYLEEADHLAHDICVVDHGRVIARGTADQLKAQTGGERVEVVVHEREHIETASEVLRGFGKGETTIEEHTRKLTVPVTGGAKLLAEVIRELDTRGIEIDDIGLRRPTLDDVFLSLTGHVAEERDEVNGVADGGKGPKRKKEAGK, encoded by the coding sequence ATGCCAGGCGCCATCTATGCCGAAGGCCTGGTGAAGACCTTCGGTGACGTAAGGGCTCTGGACGGCGTCGATCTCGATGTCCCGGAGGGCACCGTGCTGGGCCTGCTCGGGCCGAACGGCGCGGGAAAGACGACCGCGGTCCGCTGCCTGACGACCCTGCTGCGCCCCGACAGCGGCAAGGCGGTCGTCGCGGGCGTCGACGTACTCAAGCACCCCGACGCGGTACGGCGCAGGGTCGGCCTCTCCGGACAGTTCGCCGCGGTCGACGAGTACCTGACCGGCCGCGAGAACCTCCAGATGGTCGGCCAGCTCTACCAGATGAAGGCGAAGGCGGCGAAGACGCGGGCGGACGAGCTGCTGGAGCAGTTCAACCTCGCGGACGCGGCCGACCGCACCGCGAAGACGTACTCCGGCGGCATGCGCCGCAGGCTCGACCTGGCGGCCGCCCTGGTCGTCTCGCCCCCGGTGATGTTCATGGACGAGCCGACGACCGGCCTCGACCCGCGCAACCGCCAGCAACTGTGGGATGTCATCAAGCAGCTGGTCTCGGGGGGTACGACGCTGCTGCTGACCACCCAGTACCTGGAAGAGGCCGACCACCTCGCGCACGACATCTGCGTGGTCGACCACGGCCGGGTCATCGCCCGCGGCACCGCCGACCAGCTCAAGGCGCAGACCGGCGGCGAGCGCGTCGAGGTCGTCGTGCACGAGCGCGAGCACATAGAGACCGCCTCGGAGGTGCTCCGCGGCTTCGGCAAGGGCGAGACCACGATCGAGGAGCACACCCGCAAGCTCACCGTGCCCGTCACCGGCGGTGCGAAGCTGCTCGCGGAGGTCATCCGCGAGCTCGACACCCGCGGCATCGAGATCGACGACATCGGCCTGCGCCGCCCCACCCTGGACGACGTCTTCCTCTCCCTCACCGGTCACGTGGCCGAAGAGCGGGACGAGGTCAACGGAGTGGCGGACGGCGGCAAGGGCCCCAAGCGCAAGAAGGAGGCCGGCAAGTGA
- a CDS encoding ABC transporter permease — protein sequence MSAVTDAVQVAAPSNPIGQSIRDSLVVAKRNLIRMSRIPEMVIFGLIQPIMFVVLFSYVFGGSMMIGGSTSPTDYRNFLMAGIFAQTVTFATAGAGAGIADDMHKGLIDRFRSLPMARGAVLTGRTLADLVQTALTLLVLAVVALLVGWRVGSDSDTNAGKVLGAFALLLLAGYAFTWIGALIGLSVRTPEAATSGGLIWLFPVTFISNAFVDSSNMTPWLRHIADWNPFSATVQACRVLFGNPGQSTSDAWPMQHSVWASVIYSVLIILIFRTLAVRKYRSATA from the coding sequence GTGAGTGCCGTGACCGATGCCGTGCAGGTCGCGGCCCCCTCGAACCCGATCGGCCAGTCCATCCGTGACTCGCTGGTCGTCGCCAAGCGCAACCTGATCAGGATGTCCCGGATCCCGGAGATGGTGATCTTCGGGCTGATCCAGCCGATCATGTTCGTGGTGCTGTTCAGCTATGTCTTCGGCGGCTCCATGATGATCGGTGGCAGCACCAGCCCCACCGACTACCGCAACTTCCTGATGGCCGGCATCTTCGCGCAGACCGTCACCTTCGCCACCGCGGGCGCCGGCGCGGGCATCGCCGACGACATGCACAAGGGCCTGATCGACCGCTTCCGCTCGCTGCCCATGGCCCGCGGTGCGGTATTGACCGGGCGCACGCTCGCCGACCTCGTGCAGACCGCGCTGACCCTGCTGGTCCTCGCGGTCGTCGCTCTGCTGGTCGGCTGGCGGGTCGGCTCGGACAGCGACACCAACGCGGGCAAGGTGCTGGGTGCCTTCGCGCTGCTGCTCCTCGCCGGGTACGCGTTCACCTGGATCGGCGCGCTGATCGGCCTCTCGGTCCGCACGCCGGAGGCGGCCACGTCGGGCGGACTGATCTGGCTCTTCCCGGTCACGTTCATCTCGAACGCGTTCGTGGACTCCAGCAACATGACCCCGTGGTTGCGGCACATCGCGGACTGGAACCCGTTCAGCGCCACTGTGCAGGCCTGCCGCGTGCTGTTCGGCAATCCGGGTCAGTCGACATCGGACGCCTGGCCGATGCAGCACTCGGTCTGGGCCTCGGTGATCTACTCGGTCCTGATCATCCTGATATTCAGGACGCTGGCGGTGCGCAAGTACCGATCCGCCACGGCCTGA
- the greA gene encoding transcription elongation factor GreA — protein sequence MTQTSENVTWLTQEAYNQLKAELEYLSGPARTEIAAKIAAAREEGDLRENGGYHAAKEEQGKQELRVRQLTQLLENAKVGEAPAADGVVAPGMVVTIAFDGDEDDTLDFLLASREYASSDIETYSPQSPLGSGVNGKKVGEDAQYELPNGKFASVKILKAEPYQG from the coding sequence GTGACCCAGACCAGCGAGAACGTCACCTGGCTGACCCAGGAGGCGTACAACCAGCTGAAGGCCGAGCTGGAGTACCTGTCTGGTCCTGCGCGCACGGAGATCGCCGCCAAGATCGCGGCCGCGCGCGAGGAGGGGGACCTGCGCGAGAACGGCGGGTACCACGCGGCCAAGGAGGAGCAGGGCAAGCAGGAGCTCCGTGTGCGCCAGCTGACCCAGCTCCTGGAGAACGCCAAGGTAGGCGAAGCTCCCGCGGCGGACGGCGTGGTCGCGCCGGGCATGGTCGTCACCATCGCCTTCGACGGCGACGAGGACGACACCCTGGACTTCCTGCTGGCCTCGCGCGAGTACGCCAGCTCCGACATCGAGACGTACTCGCCGCAGTCCCCGCTGGGCTCCGGTGTGAACGGCAAGAAGGTCGGCGAGGACGCCCAGTACGAACTGCCGAACGGCAAGTTCGCCTCGGTGAAGATCCTCAAGGCCGAGCCGTACCAGGGCTGA